One region of Cucurbita pepo subsp. pepo cultivar mu-cu-16 chromosome LG03, ASM280686v2, whole genome shotgun sequence genomic DNA includes:
- the LOC111790142 gene encoding PAN domain-containing protein At5g03700 has translation MCGLITNSAATHSRAVLALLFITLFHFLISVSTAATRQELARGFRASPDTAVRSFQPLLNDPTGNFSLGFLRVEETQLAVVILHVASSETIWTVNLTTLPAWTDRALFRFDGGFVLSDADGRVVWSTDTAGDRAVLLNSSNLQIQLARDPPVVLWQSFDFPADTLVENQNFSSEMALISSNRAYSARLGADFIGLYAEFNEGRTQIYYRHRALQAKAQVIPGGGPIHLQLHSDGYLGMYQNGTVPVDLQAFNTFQKPANGFLRLRLDTDGNLRGFYWEGSKWDLVYEAISEQCELPSPCGSYGLCEPGAGCSCLDNRTVYTSGQCIPADSGDFCGNGVSKKDFWVLRRSGVELPFKELMSYRTGFTKDQCESFCETNCSCWGSLYYNATGFCYLVDYPVQTVVAVADGTKTGYFKVRQAPSRAKLKVGLEIGLGILAGIVGIAVVILGFASYRQWRRRRGIGRFFEDDDGSVSPGPYKDLGSASFKSIEMGSGFVR, from the exons ATGTGCGGACTGATCACCAACTCGGCGGCGACTCACTCACGTGCCGTTTTGGCGCTTCTTTTTATCACTCTTTTCCACTTTCTCATTTCCGTATCTACGGCCGCGACTCGGCAGGAACTCGCTCGCGGCTTCAGAGCCTCGCCGGACACGGCGGTCCGGTCGTTTCAGCCTCTCTTAAACGATCCAACCGGAAACTTCTCGCTGGGTTTCCTCCGAGTTGAGGAAACTCAGCTTGCCGTCGTGATTCTCCACGTGGCGTCGTCGGAGACAATCTGGACCGTTAATCTTACAACCTTACCGGCCTGGACCGACCGTGCTCTGTTCCGGTTCGATGGCGGTTTTGTACTTTCCGATGCGGATGGGAGGGTAGTTTGGTCAACTGATACCGCCGGAGACCGGGCGGTGCTCCTGAACTCGTCGAATTTACAAATTCAGCTCGCCCGTGATCCGCCGGTGGTTCTGTGGCAGAGTTTTGACTTTCCGGCAGATACCCTGGTGGAGAATCAGAATTTCAGCTCGGAAATGGCGTTGATTTCTTCGAATAGAGCGTATTCGGCCCGATTGGGGGCCGATTTTATTGGACTGTATGCAGAGTTTAATGAAGGGAGGACCCAAATTTATTATAGACACAGAGCATTGCAAGCAAAAGCTCAGGTAATTCCCGGCGGTGGACCGATTCATCTCCAGCTACACTCCGATGGGTATCTCGGTATGTATCAAAACGGCACCGTTCCGGTGGATTTGCAAGCCTTCAATACTTTTCAGAAACCGGCGAATGGGTTCCTCCGACTCCGGCTGGATACCGACGGCAATCTCAGAGGCTTCTACTGGGAAG GTTCCAAATGGGATTTGGTTTACGAAGCAATATCGGAGCAGTGTGAGCTTCCGAGTCCCTGCGGTTCATACGGTTTGTGCGAACCCGGCGCCGGCTGCTCATGTCTGGACAACCGGACGGTTTACACCTCTGGCCAATGTATTCCGGCGGATTCCGGCGACTTTTGCGGAAATGGGGTCTCAAAAAAAGACTTCTGGGTTCTGAGAAGGAGCGGAGTGGAATTACCGTTCAAAGAGTTAATGAGCTACCGAACCGGGTTCACCAAGGACCAATGCGAGAGCTTTTGTGAAACAAATTGCTCCTGCTGGGGCTCGCTCTACTACAACGCGACCGGGTTCTGTTATCTGGTCGACTACCCGGTCCAAACGGTGGTGGCGGTGGCCGATGGAACAAAAACCGGATACTTCAAGGTCCGGCAAGCTCCATCGAGAGCCAAATTAAAGGTGGGTCTCGAGATCGGACTCGGAATTCTGGCCGGAATCGTTGGAATCGCGGTGGTGATCCTCGGGTTCGCTAGTTACCGACAGTGGAGGCGGCGGAGGGGAATCGGGCGATTTTTCGAAGACGATGACGGGTCGGTTTCACCCGGCCCGTATAAGGATCTTGGATCCGCGAGTTTTAAATCCATTGAGATGGGTAGTGGATTTGTTCGGTGA